The following coding sequences are from one Candidatus Babeliales bacterium window:
- a CDS encoding iron-sulfur cluster assembly scaffold protein, with protein sequence MAIVLNFYQEMLMDHYRNPRNSGIIDQCDFHSEQRNTSCGDEVVFTGIIKNNMLVEVTFRGKGCVISQATASLLSEHVKNKPLDAILALDKDDLIAMIGMQLGPVRLLCGLLSLMALQSGICEYKARNG encoded by the coding sequence ATGGCTATTGTGTTGAATTTTTACCAAGAAATGCTGATGGACCACTATCGTAATCCACGTAATAGTGGGATTATTGATCAGTGTGATTTTCATTCAGAACAACGTAATACCTCGTGCGGTGACGAGGTGGTTTTTACGGGCATTATAAAAAATAATATGCTGGTAGAGGTTACTTTTCGGGGTAAAGGATGCGTAATTAGCCAAGCAACCGCTTCTTTGCTTTCGGAACATGTTAAAAATAAACCTCTTGATGCTATTCTTGCTCTTGATAAGGACGATCTTATTGCTATGATTGGAATGCAGTTGGGACCAGTCAGATTGCTGTGTGGGTTATTATCTCTGATGGCGCTGCAAAGCGGAATATGTGAGTATAAAGCACGTAATGGATAA
- a CDS encoding HAD family phosphatase: MKIRLYAYPLLAYLTFYSMAATTNIPKKNFIFDFGGVLVLTDTMVSFRHIGMMNAVECSFRLGINPFYLDQHIKTTLFAILDEIEKVHNLSQANAYHQAYDEKGNELPCILCAWLQGTMTSSEIKALVEKEINLHPEWFGCHAEQRIIQNTTRLIFTPELFASSVRVSHAGIAFIKRCKREGHKIYGLSNWDAESFALLKEQHPELFDLFDGIIVSGEVKANKPHATIYQILLERYQLCAENCWFIDDQKENVEAAQKLGINAIVHNSSFVKLIQNIRITYSKSARRENLNTNGKSDTTIKSTNNAIIDGENISLTDSTKFNCLPANV, encoded by the coding sequence ATGAAAATTCGTTTATATGCCTATCCACTGCTTGCCTACCTTACTTTTTACAGTATGGCTGCAACAACCAATATACCCAAAAAAAACTTTATTTTTGATTTTGGCGGTGTACTTGTCCTAACCGATACAATGGTATCATTTAGACACATAGGCATGATGAATGCTGTCGAATGCAGTTTTCGGCTGGGAATAAACCCTTTCTATCTTGACCAACACATAAAAACAACCTTATTTGCAATTCTTGATGAAATAGAAAAAGTACACAACCTGAGCCAAGCAAATGCATACCACCAAGCGTATGATGAAAAAGGAAATGAACTTCCCTGTATCTTGTGCGCATGGCTGCAGGGCACTATGACTAGTTCAGAGATTAAAGCACTTGTAGAAAAAGAAATTAATCTTCATCCTGAATGGTTTGGTTGTCATGCAGAACAACGCATTATTCAAAACACTACTCGCCTCATCTTTACACCAGAACTTTTTGCAAGTTCGGTCAGAGTGTCTCACGCCGGTATTGCATTTATCAAACGATGCAAACGAGAAGGTCATAAAATTTATGGCCTTTCAAATTGGGATGCGGAATCATTTGCACTGCTTAAGGAACAGCATCCAGAACTTTTTGATCTGTTTGACGGAATAATAGTCTCAGGTGAAGTAAAAGCAAATAAGCCACACGCAACAATTTATCAAATACTTTTAGAACGGTATCAACTATGTGCAGAAAATTGTTGGTTTATCGATGACCAAAAAGAAAATGTAGAAGCAGCACAAAAACTTGGTATAAATGCTATTGTACACAACTCAAGTTTTGTAAAGCTCATCCAAAACATAAGAATAACTTATTCCAAATCAGCCCGACGAGAAAACTTAAACACCAATGGCAAGAGTGATACCACAATCAAAAGCACCAACAATGCTATAATTGACGGTGAAAATATATCTCTGACTGATTCAACCAAATTCAATTGCCTACCGGCAAATGTATAG